A genomic region of Haladaptatus sp. R4 contains the following coding sequences:
- a CDS encoding ABC transporter ATP-binding protein — translation MSLLSVEDAHTYYGESHVLEGVSMDIEEGEVVALVGRNGVGKTTTLRTILQLNPPRRGSVRFRGTELVGKGTHEVAEMGIGWIPEERRIFTQLTVEENVRVAVPKGNDVDDALAVAFETFPALEEHRDREAGNLSGGQQQMLALARGLVGDNEILLVDEPSEGLAPLIVEAVAEALAEAATDTTILLVEQNLPLALDLADRFYVLDNGRVVESGDSNDVSMDDERLRRYLSA, via the coding sequence GTGAGCCTGCTTTCGGTCGAAGACGCCCACACCTACTACGGCGAAAGCCACGTTCTGGAGGGCGTTTCGATGGACATCGAGGAAGGCGAAGTCGTCGCCCTCGTCGGCAGAAACGGCGTCGGCAAGACGACGACGCTCCGCACCATCCTCCAACTGAATCCCCCGCGACGGGGCAGCGTTCGGTTCCGCGGGACCGAACTCGTCGGCAAGGGGACCCACGAAGTCGCCGAGATGGGAATCGGTTGGATTCCCGAGGAACGACGTATCTTCACCCAACTCACGGTCGAGGAGAACGTCCGCGTCGCGGTGCCGAAAGGGAACGACGTGGACGACGCGCTCGCCGTGGCGTTCGAGACGTTCCCCGCCCTCGAAGAGCACCGCGACCGCGAGGCCGGAAATCTCAGCGGGGGCCAACAGCAGATGTTGGCCCTCGCCCGCGGACTCGTCGGCGACAACGAGATTCTGCTGGTGGACGAACCGAGCGAGGGACTCGCCCCGCTCATCGTGGAGGCCGTCGCCGAGGCGCTGGCCGAGGCGGCGACCGACACCACGATCCTGTTGGTCGAGCAGAACCTCCCGCTGGCGCTCGACCTCGCGGACCGATTTTACGTGTTGGACAACGGACGCGTCGTCGAATCGGGTGACTCGAACGACGTCTCGATGGACGACGAGCGACTCAGGAGGTATCTCTCCGCATGA
- a CDS encoding stage II sporulation protein M has product MKLRDASSSARSILFGRPATVLPFFLAGSSINLIAQTFPILGLVLCYLLLAGTGRLDTVVTALRHTDLANAGTNPEGANRLADALQGLLTPEVILILVVSMLLALVAVFVARAVVGAAQVHAVTAALRNERPVPAGVVGAGEDATRFLLLSLARLAAFVVVSVAFGVAFLAFVFLSVLAQADSTAVTLLGGLVLFLVFLVVSLVVYLLFMFVPQAIVIDDVGIWTGIRRSGGFVRHNVARTAAYIIIAVGLFGVFAFVTAGFGLVGVSRVSGIILLFFLLPALSVLKTAVYLDAEPTLSTGRGSLRGAFARGLHELRSFLARKPLLFLVTLGLFALGGVGGWFAAQPFTLRSVRPDLTTNVFGTIPVDVFVKIAANNWLVAISAAFAGIGFGVPTLVTVLFNGAVVGAVVGLLPNPTLALALILPHGVIEIPGLSVAGALGLHLGGVSWSYVRGRTSVEEFSDELVRAYYVVLGLLPVFIVAAFIEAFVTWWVAARIV; this is encoded by the coding sequence ATGAAACTCCGCGACGCTAGCTCGTCGGCCCGGTCGATCCTCTTCGGCCGCCCGGCGACCGTCCTCCCGTTCTTTCTCGCCGGTTCGAGCATCAACTTGATCGCCCAGACGTTTCCGATCCTCGGGTTGGTGCTGTGTTACCTGCTTCTCGCCGGAACGGGGCGTCTCGACACCGTGGTCACCGCGCTCAGACACACGGACCTGGCGAATGCCGGAACGAATCCCGAGGGGGCAAATCGATTGGCGGACGCACTCCAAGGCCTTCTCACACCCGAGGTCATCCTCATTCTCGTCGTGTCCATGTTGCTGGCATTGGTCGCCGTGTTCGTCGCTCGTGCCGTCGTCGGTGCGGCCCAAGTCCACGCGGTGACGGCCGCCCTGCGAAACGAGCGACCCGTCCCGGCCGGTGTCGTCGGAGCAGGCGAGGACGCGACGAGGTTCCTCCTACTCTCGCTCGCCAGACTGGCGGCGTTCGTCGTCGTCTCCGTCGCCTTCGGAGTCGCTTTCCTCGCCTTCGTGTTTCTCTCGGTCCTCGCACAGGCGGATTCGACCGCGGTCACCCTCCTCGGAGGCCTCGTCCTCTTCCTCGTATTTCTCGTCGTCTCCCTCGTGGTCTACCTGCTGTTCATGTTCGTCCCGCAGGCCATCGTCATCGACGACGTCGGTATCTGGACCGGAATCCGTCGAAGCGGCGGGTTCGTCCGGCACAACGTGGCGCGCACCGCGGCGTACATCATCATCGCCGTCGGGTTGTTCGGCGTGTTCGCCTTCGTGACGGCCGGGTTCGGACTCGTCGGCGTCAGTCGCGTCTCGGGTATCATCCTGCTTTTCTTTTTGTTACCCGCGCTGAGCGTGTTGAAGACGGCGGTGTATCTCGATGCAGAACCGACGCTTTCGACGGGTCGTGGGTCGCTTCGCGGCGCGTTCGCCCGCGGGCTTCACGAACTCAGGTCGTTTCTCGCACGGAAACCACTCCTGTTTCTCGTCACGCTCGGGTTGTTCGCGCTCGGCGGCGTCGGCGGGTGGTTCGCGGCGCAACCGTTCACGCTCCGGAGCGTGCGTCCCGACCTAACCACCAACGTCTTCGGCACGATTCCGGTGGACGTGTTCGTCAAAATCGCCGCGAACAACTGGTTGGTCGCCATCTCGGCGGCCTTCGCCGGGATCGGATTCGGCGTTCCGACCCTCGTCACGGTCCTGTTCAACGGCGCGGTCGTCGGCGCGGTCGTCGGCTTGCTCCCGAACCCGACGCTCGCGCTCGCCCTCATCCTTCCGCACGGCGTCATCGAAATCCCCGGCCTGTCGGTCGCGGGCGCGCTCGGTCTCCATCTCGGCGGCGTCTCGTGGTCGTACGTTCGGGGCCGAACGTCGGTCGAGGAGTTCTCCGACGAACTCGTCAGGGCCTACTACGTCGTGCTCGGACTGCTCCCCGTCTTCATCGTCGCGGCGTTCATCGAGGCGTTCGTGACGTGGTGGGTCGCCGCGCGCATCGTGTGA
- a CDS encoding TrkA family potassium uptake protein has translation MVSRPRRVPFTVFPEVSRQRRRAFLYLASFAGVIVLYTVAYMWGMETYEGVHRTALEAFGIVIETFTTTGFGVDASKWTTPQMHLLMVAMQISGVLLIFMALPVFVAPWVQEALRVSPPTVIDDVDDHVVICGYSPRAETLIDEFQSWDREFVVVVRDRDEALDLYEANIPVVHGDPESADTLRNVHVEDAYAVVADATDEQNASIALAVREVSETVRIISLVENPDLANYLRYAGADQVFSPRHLLGHSLAEKVTASVTADLGETVTIGEDFEILELSIQAGSEIAGRKLAESGVRERTGASIIGLWRRGEFQSSPSPTTELDENTILLAAGREQQLERLKEMTISDGRGPTRGSIIVAGYGEVGSTVEEAMEEKSMRTTVVDREDKDGVDVLGDVRNEDVLLEAGVEYANAIIFALADDTTTIFATLIARELAPGVEIVARANETDNIGKLYSAGADYVLALETVSGRMLASTILEGEEIISPDKQIEILRTTAPRIAGQTLRDAAVRTRTGCTVIAVERDGEVITDLGPDFVVRADDQLIIAGTDEDTNEFAEIAQ, from the coding sequence ATGGTTTCGCGACCGCGACGCGTTCCGTTCACCGTGTTCCCCGAAGTGTCACGGCAGCGACGACGGGCGTTTCTCTATCTCGCTTCGTTTGCCGGGGTCATCGTGCTGTACACCGTCGCGTACATGTGGGGGATGGAGACGTACGAAGGGGTACATCGGACCGCGCTGGAGGCGTTCGGTATCGTCATCGAGACGTTCACGACCACGGGGTTCGGCGTCGATGCTTCGAAATGGACGACGCCGCAGATGCACCTGCTCATGGTGGCGATGCAGATCTCCGGAGTACTGCTCATCTTCATGGCGCTCCCGGTGTTCGTCGCGCCGTGGGTACAGGAAGCGCTGCGGGTGAGTCCCCCGACGGTCATCGACGACGTGGATGATCACGTCGTCATCTGTGGGTATTCGCCGCGCGCCGAGACGCTCATCGACGAGTTTCAGTCGTGGGACAGGGAGTTCGTCGTCGTCGTCCGCGACCGGGACGAGGCGCTCGACCTGTACGAGGCGAACATCCCGGTCGTCCACGGCGACCCGGAGTCAGCCGACACGCTCCGAAACGTCCACGTCGAGGACGCCTACGCCGTCGTCGCCGACGCGACAGACGAACAGAACGCGAGTATCGCGCTCGCCGTCCGCGAGGTGTCCGAGACGGTCCGGATCATCAGCCTCGTGGAGAACCCGGATTTGGCGAACTACCTCCGCTACGCCGGGGCGGATCAAGTGTTCTCGCCGCGACACCTGCTCGGCCACAGCCTCGCCGAAAAGGTCACGGCGTCGGTGACGGCGGACCTCGGCGAAACCGTCACCATCGGAGAGGACTTCGAAATCCTGGAGCTATCGATCCAGGCCGGGTCGGAAATCGCGGGCAGAAAGCTCGCGGAGAGCGGCGTTCGGGAACGAACCGGCGCGAGCATCATCGGTCTGTGGCGACGCGGGGAGTTTCAGAGTTCGCCCTCGCCGACGACCGAACTGGACGAGAACACGATTCTGCTCGCCGCCGGGCGGGAACAGCAACTCGAACGGCTGAAGGAGATGACCATCTCGGACGGCCGCGGTCCCACCCGCGGGTCGATAATCGTCGCCGGATACGGGGAAGTCGGTTCGACGGTCGAGGAGGCGATGGAGGAGAAATCGATGCGGACGACCGTCGTGGACAGGGAGGACAAAGACGGCGTGGACGTGCTCGGCGACGTACGGAACGAGGACGTGCTCCTCGAAGCGGGGGTCGAGTACGCCAACGCGATCATCTTCGCGTTGGCGGACGACACGACGACCATCTTCGCCACGCTCATCGCCCGGGAACTCGCTCCCGGGGTCGAAATCGTCGCCCGCGCCAACGAGACGGACAACATCGGAAAGTTGTACAGCGCGGGCGCGGACTACGTCTTGGCCCTCGAAACGGTGAGCGGGCGAATGCTCGCCTCGACGATACTCGAAGGCGAGGAGATCATCTCCCCCGACAAACAGATCGAAATCCTGCGGACGACCGCACCACGGATAGCGGGCCAAACCCTCCGGGACGCCGCCGTCAGAACGCGAACCGGGTGCACCGTCATCGCAGTCGAGCGCGACGGCGAGGTCATCACCGACCTCGGACCGGATTTCGTCGTTCGCGCGGACGACCAACTCATCATCGCCGGTACCGACGAGGACACGAACGAGTTCGCCGAAATCGCACAGTAA
- a CDS encoding ABC transporter substrate-binding protein — MTNRRLTRRNVLTAAGAVGIAGLAGCTGNGNDDNNDTTSDSKDGNDAGTGGKTTMKDVSGTVKVGVLQPISGSLKYYGQQSLWGFLSGLAYKADAKPKTGVKTGKTTVSVGDVDFELYVRDTKFKQATAQKLATNLVKDQDVDMLFGCASSSSATTVIKTVAKTAGVPYIAGPAASADITSNGETCNNLVFRASENTAMDARSGGKYVATQTDVKKVYLFGADYSFGKAVVNNYEQVLKDEGVEIVGKKFVPQGHSEWKGLLDNAQKAGAQGIVGGFTVATLPNLFTEYLSGDYDYRVFGGFATQITNQVVGQTMQKVIGKPLTKEKIEKTKLGPFTTRYHWNQYDNDINSSFVDSYTKAYGVVPDLFTSGTFTAASAIVQGVRESGSTKGTDIADAMRGMTVKDTPKGEDGYVFQKYNNQARSSMTVANPVPTTDEWADSWDAAVMPGKPLATIDGEEATIPKDASGMSCSL; from the coding sequence ATGACGAACCGGAGACTGACACGGCGCAACGTCCTCACGGCGGCGGGTGCGGTCGGCATCGCTGGACTGGCAGGGTGTACCGGAAACGGAAACGATGACAACAACGATACAACGAGCGACTCGAAAGATGGTAACGATGCTGGAACGGGAGGTAAAACGACGATGAAGGACGTATCGGGAACGGTCAAGGTCGGTGTACTCCAACCGATTTCAGGGAGCCTGAAGTACTACGGACAACAGAGCCTGTGGGGCTTTCTGTCCGGTCTGGCGTACAAAGCCGACGCGAAGCCGAAGACCGGCGTCAAGACCGGGAAGACAACCGTCTCGGTCGGCGACGTGGATTTCGAACTGTACGTCCGTGACACGAAGTTCAAACAGGCGACGGCACAGAAGTTGGCGACGAACCTCGTCAAGGACCAGGACGTGGACATGCTGTTCGGGTGTGCGTCGTCGTCCTCGGCGACGACGGTCATCAAGACGGTGGCGAAAACGGCTGGCGTCCCGTACATCGCCGGTCCCGCGGCGTCCGCGGACATCACCTCGAACGGCGAAACGTGCAACAACCTCGTCTTCCGCGCGAGCGAGAACACCGCGATGGACGCCCGGAGCGGCGGGAAGTACGTCGCGACGCAGACGGACGTGAAGAAGGTGTACCTGTTCGGCGCGGACTACAGTTTCGGCAAGGCCGTCGTGAACAACTACGAACAGGTCCTGAAGGACGAGGGCGTGGAAATAGTCGGCAAGAAGTTCGTCCCGCAGGGTCACTCCGAGTGGAAGGGCCTGCTCGACAACGCGCAAAAGGCGGGCGCACAGGGAATCGTCGGCGGGTTCACCGTCGCCACGCTGCCGAACCTGTTCACCGAGTACCTCTCCGGCGACTACGATTACCGCGTCTTCGGTGGCTTTGCGACCCAGATCACGAACCAGGTCGTCGGCCAGACGATGCAGAAAGTCATCGGCAAACCGTTGACGAAGGAGAAGATCGAAAAAACGAAGCTCGGACCGTTCACGACCCGCTACCACTGGAACCAGTACGACAACGACATCAACTCCTCGTTCGTCGATTCGTACACCAAAGCCTACGGCGTCGTCCCCGACCTGTTCACCTCGGGAACGTTCACCGCGGCGTCGGCCATCGTGCAGGGCGTCCGCGAGAGCGGGTCCACGAAGGGAACCGACATCGCGGACGCCATGCGCGGCATGACCGTGAAGGACACGCCGAAGGGAGAGGACGGCTACGTCTTCCAGAAGTACAACAATCAGGCCCGCTCCTCGATGACCGTCGCCAACCCGGTTCCGACGACGGACGAGTGGGCGGATAGCTGGGACGCCGCCGTCATGCCCGGAAAGCCGCTCGCCACCATCGACGGCGAGGAGGCGACCATCCCGAAGGACGCGAGCGGCATGTCCTGCTCGCTCTAA
- a CDS encoding phosphosulfolactate synthase, with translation MPIENRAFDFLHHNDRPDKPRETGITEMRGPYYDPMGPRELKDILETMGWYIDIYKFSGGSFALMPEDAVTELIDICHEHDVKVSTGGFIENVLVRDHDKVEKYIEEAENLGFDIVEISSGFLATGTDDMIRLTELVQQYDIEPKPEINVQFGAGGASDPEDLERGGQQSPEQAIEEGKRHLEAGAELLMVEAEGITEEVTEWRTDVAFQIANELGIENLVFEAPAPDMFEWYIKNFGPNVNLFVDNSQVVELECMRSGLWGKFDSWGRTVTFGTD, from the coding sequence ATGCCTATAGAAAATCGAGCGTTCGACTTCCTACACCACAACGACCGACCAGACAAACCGCGTGAGACCGGTATCACCGAGATGCGGGGGCCATACTACGATCCGATGGGGCCCCGTGAACTGAAGGACATCCTCGAAACGATGGGGTGGTACATCGACATCTACAAATTCAGCGGCGGATCGTTCGCGTTGATGCCCGAGGACGCCGTCACCGAACTCATCGACATCTGTCACGAGCACGACGTCAAGGTCTCGACCGGCGGGTTCATCGAGAACGTCCTCGTGCGCGACCACGACAAGGTCGAGAAGTACATCGAGGAAGCGGAGAACCTCGGCTTCGACATCGTCGAGATTTCCAGCGGGTTCCTGGCGACCGGTACCGACGATATGATTCGGCTCACAGAACTCGTTCAGCAGTACGACATCGAGCCGAAACCCGAGATCAACGTCCAATTCGGTGCGGGCGGTGCCTCCGATCCGGAGGACTTGGAGCGCGGCGGACAGCAGAGTCCCGAGCAGGCCATCGAGGAAGGAAAGCGACACCTCGAAGCCGGTGCCGAATTACTGATGGTCGAAGCGGAAGGAATCACCGAGGAAGTCACGGAATGGCGCACGGACGTGGCCTTCCAGATCGCCAACGAGTTGGGTATCGAAAACCTGGTGTTCGAAGCACCCGCCCCCGATATGTTCGAGTGGTACATCAAGAACTTCGGCCCGAACGTCAACCTGTTCGTCGACAACTCACAGGTCGTCGAACTCGAATGCATGCGTTCCGGCCTGTGGGGCAAGTTCGACAGTTGGGGGCGCACCGTCACGTTCGGCACCGATTGA
- a CDS encoding helix-turn-helix domain-containing protein, which produces MIDLTMDMEQYDCPFIDTSDDYGVTYSAVHWDFDRSAEELETRLVVEGEDRNELEHGLQALREHDNMHGCSLLSKRDNVAHIRTVIGQTEAMEAIRNHDGYITGPFYIEDGHELWHVGFDHEDVANGALSELEWKNEFDVVSRETPDLPDLQNLVQNAGAAMTLIDGCRDLSDVERDELEHAVRDGYFQSPRSATLGTLADEFGVSKPAVSKNLRRGQRKMIQRVVDALELLD; this is translated from the coding sequence ATGATAGACCTCACGATGGACATGGAGCAGTACGACTGCCCGTTCATCGACACCTCCGACGACTACGGGGTGACGTACTCCGCCGTCCACTGGGATTTCGACCGCTCGGCGGAGGAGTTGGAGACGCGGCTGGTCGTGGAGGGGGAGGACAGGAACGAACTCGAACACGGGTTGCAGGCGCTCCGCGAACACGACAACATGCACGGTTGTTCGCTGCTGTCGAAGCGGGACAACGTCGCGCACATCCGTACCGTCATCGGACAGACGGAGGCGATGGAAGCGATCAGAAACCACGACGGCTACATCACCGGCCCGTTCTACATCGAGGACGGCCACGAACTGTGGCACGTCGGCTTCGACCACGAGGACGTGGCCAACGGCGCGCTCTCGGAACTCGAATGGAAGAACGAGTTCGACGTGGTGTCACGCGAGACGCCCGACCTGCCCGACCTCCAGAACCTCGTACAGAACGCCGGGGCCGCGATGACGCTCATCGACGGCTGTCGTGACCTCTCGGACGTCGAGCGCGACGAACTGGAACACGCGGTTCGGGACGGCTACTTCCAGAGTCCGCGCTCCGCGACGCTCGGAACGCTGGCCGACGAGTTCGGGGTCTCGAAACCGGCCGTCTCGAAGAACCTGCGACGCGGCCAGCGAAAGATGATCCAGCGCGTCGTGGACGCGCTGGAACTGCTCGACTGA
- a CDS encoding MFS transporter, with product MSTSTRTVTDRFSPAVLATAFATFVAFLGIGVVDPVLPIIGDKMGASGAEVELLFTTYLIVMAVAMLVSGVLSARFGNKRVIIVGLAIVVVMATLAGLSNSITELAIVRGGWGFGNALFTSTALAVIVGLAEGGTEEAIMLYEAALASASRAARFSAAISVRSRGATPSSVRRR from the coding sequence ATGAGTACATCTACACGAACAGTTACGGATCGTTTTTCCCCTGCCGTTCTGGCGACGGCGTTCGCAACGTTCGTCGCGTTTCTCGGAATCGGCGTCGTCGACCCGGTGCTCCCCATCATCGGCGACAAGATGGGCGCGTCGGGGGCGGAAGTCGAACTGTTGTTCACCACCTACCTGATCGTGATGGCGGTCGCCATGCTCGTATCGGGCGTTTTGAGTGCCAGATTCGGCAACAAACGAGTCATCATCGTCGGTCTCGCCATCGTCGTCGTGATGGCGACACTCGCGGGACTGTCGAACTCCATCACCGAACTCGCCATCGTGCGCGGGGGGTGGGGTTTCGGTAACGCGTTGTTCACCTCGACGGCACTCGCCGTCATCGTCGGCCTCGCGGAAGGCGGGACTGAAGAAGCCATCATGCTGTACGAGGCGGCGCTCGCCTCGGCATCGCGGGCGGCCCGCTTCTCGGCGGCTATCTCGGTTCGTTCTCGTGGCGCTACCCCTTCTTCGGTACGGCGACGCTGA
- a CDS encoding alpha/beta hydrolase — protein sequence MVYYHGGGFVLGDLDGVDPICRRLVNEADCVVLSVDYRLAPEHPFPAGFEDAYAAAAWASEQAAVLGVDSDKIAVAGDSAGGNFAAAVALAARDRGGPDLAHQLLIYPVVRSPVQPAPDSIEENATGYLLEADAMEWFEEQYFARPSDARNEYAHPLLARDLSDLAPATVVTAGFDPLRDEGISYADRLAEDGVPVEHRNYEAMIHGFASMVGAVDRTDDFLAYAGARLRDAFEE from the coding sequence GTGGTGTACTACCACGGCGGCGGGTTCGTGCTGGGCGACTTGGACGGCGTGGACCCCATCTGTCGGCGACTCGTGAACGAAGCCGATTGCGTCGTCCTGTCGGTCGATTACCGACTCGCGCCGGAACACCCCTTCCCGGCCGGGTTCGAGGATGCCTACGCCGCCGCCGCGTGGGCGAGCGAACAGGCCGCCGTCCTCGGCGTCGATTCCGACAAAATCGCCGTCGCCGGCGACAGCGCAGGTGGAAACTTCGCGGCCGCCGTCGCGCTGGCCGCTCGGGATCGCGGCGGCCCCGACCTCGCCCACCAACTGCTCATCTATCCGGTCGTCCGCTCGCCGGTCCAACCGGCACCTGATTCCATCGAGGAGAACGCCACGGGCTACCTCCTCGAAGCCGACGCGATGGAGTGGTTCGAGGAGCAGTACTTCGCCCGCCCCTCGGACGCGCGAAACGAGTACGCCCATCCACTGCTGGCCCGCGACCTTTCGGATCTCGCACCGGCGACCGTCGTGACTGCCGGTTTCGACCCGCTCCGCGACGAGGGAATCTCCTACGCCGACCGACTCGCGGAGGACGGCGTGCCGGTCGAGCACCGCAACTACGAGGCGATGATCCACGGCTTTGCGAGCATGGTCGGCGCCGTGGACCGGACCGACGATTTTCTGGCTTACGCTGGCGCGCGGTTACGGGACGCGTTCGAGGAATAA
- a CDS encoding alpha/beta fold hydrolase, with protein sequence MPFTDNDGVSLFYEEGGPTDAETIVFVEGLGYGRWMWRWQREAFEDDYHVVVWDNRGTGKSDAPDGPYSIEEMASDLDAVIDAVGVESAHIVGASMGGMIAQEYVLDYDRAETLSLLCTTPGGENAVPTPPETQEKMFDVPEGYDEREEIRYKMDPAMTDEFAAEHDDVVSDIVDWRLEGDASDAGREAQAMGVMNFDASDRLGEISIPTLIAHGTADRVLPVENGELLAELLPHAELELFDGGPHLFFIEQADAVNERLRTFIDDA encoded by the coding sequence ATGCCATTTACCGACAACGACGGCGTCTCGCTCTTCTACGAGGAGGGCGGTCCGACGGACGCCGAAACCATCGTTTTCGTGGAGGGACTCGGCTACGGACGATGGATGTGGCGTTGGCAACGCGAAGCGTTCGAGGACGACTACCACGTCGTCGTGTGGGACAACCGCGGAACCGGTAAATCCGACGCGCCGGACGGCCCGTACAGCATCGAGGAGATGGCGAGCGACCTCGACGCCGTCATCGACGCGGTCGGCGTCGAATCCGCCCACATCGTCGGGGCGAGCATGGGCGGGATGATCGCCCAGGAATACGTCCTCGATTACGACCGCGCGGAGACGCTGTCTCTGCTCTGCACTACGCCTGGCGGCGAGAACGCGGTGCCGACGCCGCCCGAGACGCAGGAGAAGATGTTCGACGTGCCCGAGGGGTACGACGAACGCGAGGAGATTCGCTACAAGATGGATCCCGCGATGACCGACGAGTTCGCCGCGGAACACGACGACGTCGTCTCCGACATCGTGGACTGGCGACTGGAGGGCGATGCCTCCGACGCGGGGAGGGAGGCGCAGGCCATGGGTGTGATGAACTTCGACGCCAGCGACCGACTCGGTGAAATCTCGATTCCGACCCTCATCGCGCACGGAACCGCTGACCGCGTGCTTCCGGTCGAAAACGGGGAACTGCTCGCGGAACTGCTTCCGCACGCCGAACTCGAACTGTTCGACGGCGGCCCACACCTCTTCTTCATCGAGCAGGCCGACGCGGTAAACGAACGACTCCGCACTTTCATCGACGATGCCTGA
- a CDS encoding MFS transporter has protein sequence MAGGPLLGGYLGSFSWRYPFFGTATLMALALIVSLAFLREPEGKEQATPADMIMALKNPPVLVNALIGLCYSFGFFTILAYSPLTLPDLSATALGVTFFAWGALVAISSVFVVNWLTSRFDASKVLFADVLGMALVLAAAGFAEGQAELLLPVIVISGIFCGIANAMFTTFAIQVSPFTRSVSSGAYNFLRWSGAAIAPVLAGYLKDAYSPGVPFFVGAVVVFVGAVGLFGGGSFLLNAINRNAAEHVSAD, from the coding sequence ATCGCGGGCGGCCCGCTTCTCGGCGGCTATCTCGGTTCGTTCTCGTGGCGCTACCCCTTCTTCGGTACGGCGACGCTGATGGCGCTCGCCCTCATCGTCTCGCTCGCCTTCCTCCGTGAACCGGAAGGAAAGGAGCAAGCGACGCCCGCGGACATGATCATGGCGCTGAAAAATCCGCCCGTGCTGGTCAACGCCCTCATCGGTCTCTGTTACAGCTTCGGGTTCTTCACCATCCTCGCGTACTCGCCGCTTACGCTTCCGGACCTCTCGGCCACGGCGCTCGGCGTGACGTTCTTCGCGTGGGGTGCGCTCGTGGCGATTTCCTCGGTGTTCGTCGTGAACTGGTTGACGAGCAGGTTCGACGCATCGAAAGTGTTGTTCGCTGACGTGCTTGGAATGGCCCTCGTCCTCGCCGCGGCCGGATTCGCGGAAGGACAGGCGGAACTACTGCTCCCAGTCATCGTGATTTCGGGTATCTTCTGCGGTATCGCCAACGCGATGTTCACGACGTTCGCCATTCAGGTGTCGCCGTTCACGCGCTCGGTCAGCAGCGGCGCGTACAACTTCCTGCGGTGGTCGGGTGCGGCCATCGCGCCGGTCCTCGCCGGATACTTGAAGGACGCCTATTCGCCGGGCGTCCCGTTCTTCGTCGGCGCAGTCGTCGTCTTCGTCGGCGCGGTCGGTCTCTTCGGCGGTGGATCGTTCCTGCTCAACGCCATCAACCGAAACGCGGCGGAGCACGTTTCGGCTGACTAA
- a CDS encoding cupin domain-containing protein, with product MKKVAIENPGEDEDRSRFFHPLSEALGTTGLAINYFERAPGEHVGHCYHRHLEQEEVFYVLSGTATFETEDGDVVVVSGELIRFAPGEWQQGRNSGDERLVVLALGAPRDDEPMELRRTCPSCDERTPAVPEEIDGGVAFYCETCGAETGRYT from the coding sequence ATGAAAAAAGTCGCAATCGAAAACCCCGGTGAGGACGAGGACCGCTCACGGTTTTTCCACCCGCTCTCGGAAGCGCTCGGGACGACCGGCCTCGCGATCAACTACTTCGAACGCGCTCCCGGCGAACACGTCGGTCATTGCTATCACCGTCACCTCGAACAGGAGGAGGTGTTCTACGTGCTCTCGGGGACGGCGACGTTCGAAACCGAGGACGGTGACGTCGTGGTCGTTTCGGGTGAACTGATACGGTTCGCGCCGGGCGAGTGGCAACAGGGACGGAACAGCGGCGACGAACGACTCGTCGTCCTCGCCCTCGGCGCGCCGCGCGACGACGAACCGATGGAACTCCGCCGCACGTGCCCGTCGTGTGACGAGCGGACCCCGGCAGTCCCCGAGGAGATAGATGGCGGAGTCGCGTTCTATTGTGAAACCTGTGGTGCTGAAACCGGGAGATACACCTGA